CATCATCTAAGGAGATGCCTTCGATGCAAACACTACTCATGTCGATCACCCCTTCATCTTGTACAGAGTCGGATTTACGAGGAGAACGCCTTTGAGCATTCTCAAATTGTCGATGAATTCTGAAACCCGTTTACCCTCACCTTTAACGATGATGTTTAACATGCATGTTTCCTCATCTAAATGAACGTGGAGTGTTGAAACAACTATTTCCAGGAATTCATGCTGAAGATCTGTTAGTTCGCTGTCAATGTTTTTCTTGCCATGATCGTAAACCACATTTATAGTGCCAACCACGGCCCCCTCTTTCAAAGGTTGGTTTAGATACATGTACAGCCTTAAGGCTTCTTGAACAAGCTTGCTCAAACTCACGTTTTCCCCTTTAGAAGAAAACTTGGCAATCTCCTCGTAGATGTCGGCCGGTATGTAAACTCCTATTTTAACCCCCTTCATTAACTCCCCCGTCTGAATAGCATGATATAAAAGCTTATTCAAATATTTGTCGAAATAGGGATGACCGCAGCCCTCCTGAAAGAACCCGAAGGATGTTTGATTCACGGACCGGGGGACCGGATATTTCTCCAGTAATACCGGCTAAACCGGTTTAAAAAAAGTATCCTTCGGATAAGCTACTGGTGAGTTAAATGCTAAATGTTAGTGAAAAAATAATATCGAGAGCAACGGATTTAACGAATCTTTTAATGCTGAAGTATATTACGATGCTTGAAGACTTGAAAGTCTATGAGGCTGAGGTAGAATCCTCGGATATGAGCCCGGAGGATAAGGAAGCAACTCTTTCTATGATTAACTTGTTGAAAAACATTGTTGTAAAAGAAATTTATTCCCTTGCTGCGGAAGGATTATTTACCGGTACTAATACGCAGGAGGAGAGCGTCGCGCTCTGATCATCTAAAATCACGTTTTTATTATCACTTACTTAATAGATTATTTTTGATGAATTAGCGAGGTGTATCTAATCTGGAATCTTTTATCAACATTTTGCTCGGAGGGAAAGTCAGTCCTGATAAAACAATGCTACTTCCCGTTGACATTCATCCTTTCGTCGTACCAACAGTAATAAGCAGGTTGAAGGAAGAGCTGGATATCACCGATTTCATAATCATCACGCGTAGGGAGACGGCTGAAAGCATAAGGAACGTGATGGATAGTTTTCCCTCAGACGTTAACATATACTTCGACAACATAATGTCGAAAAGCCTGTTGAAAGATAATATTTTTGAAAACCTGTTTTTGACGAGAAGTCTTATTAAATCCCTTGAAGGCAAGCTAAACAAATTATACATTGATATATCAGCCATGTCTGGTCCTTTCGCAGGAGGAATCATGGAGGAGAAGAATCGTTTAAATATCGAAATCGTTTTCACACACGTTGACATAATACCTCTTCCAGGATTACCCCCATACCCATACAGTCCTAGATGGGTTCACAAACTCTATATTCACGGAAAAGTTGAACCAGCCCAACCATCCAATCAGAGCAACCAGTACTTGGACCTACCTCGCGAAATAAGATGGCAGGGTAGCAAGTACGTATTCATGGAGATATCCAATATCCTAAACAGCATTACAGGTAAAGGGCTGGTTGAATCATTCTATGAAGGACAGAGGCATGTCCCGAGCGAAGGAGATAGGTTAAGCATTTACGCTTCCCTACCGGGAAGTGATGAGAAGAAACTACTTCTAACCATGGATACTAAAACCGGTCCTTCCGAAGAAGCCGTGACTATGATGTATGACAGCTGGAAAATCATATCGAACATGATACATGAGCAGAATAGTGATGTTGATAAGACATTGCTAGATAGGGTTCTGATGCAGATTCAGAGATACACTGGAGCTGTGGACTTGATTGTTAAAGAAATGAAGCCTTCACGTGTTGAAATACGTAGGGATGATCAAACCAGGGAGCACAGAGAATATAAAGGCTGGAAGATTCACAGCTTCCTCATCGACCTGGTTAGACAGGTTAAGAAGCCTATCGGTCTTCTCCCAGACACCAACATGTTTTATCAAGGATTCCATGTGACCTTGTTAAAGGCGAGCATAAAGAACGGTCATCCCTGGTCGTCAATAGATGGTTTAAGAATTTACATACCGATCTGTGCTGAAGCAGAGATTAATGGAAAAGTCGCTGAGTCCGCGGGAGAGGCCAAAGGTTTATCCCTATACTCCTACGTAATGGCTTTGCTCGCTAATAGAGCTATTGATGAAGTTAAAAAGTATTATGGAAGTTTTCAAATACCGGCTGTTAGCCCTCCATGCGAAGCATCAATAGCTGTTGTAGCCCAGAATATCCACGAAGAGAAGGCCATATTAATGACTGCCGATAGGAAGGCTTACAACGCGTGGCAAACCATAAATGTCTGCAGCGATAAAGTTCTCTGTGTCTACGTGGGTCATCAACACAAGACGATAAACATTGATGGATTGTTCTCAAAGTACTATGCTAGCATTGTGCTCGCTAACCTACTATATGTTAGTAGCTTATTCGTAAACCTGGATATTGTTTCAACACAAGACAAGCTGAGACTAAGTCTCGAAAGCTTGAAAGGAAGCAATGCACCCGTAGTTAAAGTTTCCCGTATCTTAACCTAAGCCATTACCTTATATTTTTTATCAAAAATTCTTTAAATACTGAACGTTCATAATATTGTTCAGGGAGCTTCATGAAACCCCTTGTGAAATTGATGACCCTGCTAGGGCTCCCCCCGGTAGCGGGGATAATTCTGTCGGTCCTACTAACTAGCGGGACGCCTCTCGATCTTACTGAGCTCTCTAGAAAGACAGGTTATGCTAAGAGTCATCTATCGCAGACTTTGAAACTACTCTATGCAAGAGAAATCGTTGATTTCTATGTTGAAAGAAAGAAGAAATACTTCATAGTTAATAATCAGGGATTGTTAAAAGCGCTGAGAGAGCACATCAACAATTTAATTGATTCCTTAAACCAGCTTGCAAACCTCACTGAGAACCCGGAGTTTCTGAAACTTTACTTAGAAACTTTCAGGGATATAAAAGGTGAACATAATGTTCGACGCTAGTGTTCCAGTAATCCTTATACCCAGCGCTGATGCCTCTCGCCTTTATGATGCCTTGTTGAAGATAAGCATTAGAGAACGCAAGAAAAGGCTATCCATTTACATCTGGTTGAATGGTGAAAACATTGAAAAACAGGTGGAAAAGTTAAGATCAATTATAAGTTTAAACCATATATTAAC
This region of Thermosphaera aggregans genomic DNA includes:
- a CDS encoding CopG family ribbon-helix-helix protein, coding for MKGVKIGVYIPADIYEEIAKFSSKGENVSLSKLVQEALRLYMYLNQPLKEGAVVGTINVVYDHGKKNIDSELTDLQHEFLEIVVSTLHVHLDEETCMLNIIVKGEGKRVSEFIDNLRMLKGVLLVNPTLYKMKG